From a single Intestinibaculum porci genomic region:
- the rplT gene encoding 50S ribosomal protein L20 has product MARVKGNYTTTRRRKKSLKLAKGYFGAKHKLYKTAHEQVMHSYKYAYRDRRQLKREMRKLWIARINAAARMNEISYSQLMHGLKLANVEINRKMLSEIAISDPAGFTAIVNTAKEALAK; this is encoded by the coding sequence ATGGCAAGAGTTAAAGGTAACTATACAACAACACGTAGAAGAAAAAAGAGCTTAAAATTAGCAAAAGGTTATTTCGGTGCTAAACATAAATTATATAAGACTGCTCATGAACAGGTTATGCATTCTTATAAATATGCATACAGAGATAGAAGACAGCTTAAGAGAGAAATGAGAAAATTATGGATTGCACGTATCAACGCTGCAGCTCGTATGAATGAAATCTCATACTCACAGTTAATGCATGGTTTAAAATTAGCAAACGTTGAAATTAACAGAAAAATGTTATCAGAAATCGCAATCAGTGATCCTGCTGGGTTCACAGCAATTGTGAATACTGCTAAAGAAGCTTTAGCAAAATAA
- the rpmI gene encoding 50S ribosomal protein L35 — MPKMKTHSGLKKRLKKTGSGKLKRSHGYVSHLAANKTHKQKKHLAKSSTVHPSDYKRIKSRI; from the coding sequence ATGCCAAAAATGAAAACACATAGCGGTCTTAAGAAAAGATTAAAGAAGACTGGTAGCGGAAAATTAAAGAGAAGCCATGGTTATGTTTCTCACTTAGCTGCAAACAAAACACATAAACAGAAGAAACATTTAGCAAAATCTTCAACAGTGCATCCTTCAGATTATAAGAGAATTAAATCAAGAATCTAA
- the infC gene encoding translation initiation factor IF-3 → MAFIRKYDKPQKNEDLVNERIRFREVRVVDNHGEQVGTMSSREAQAKANEAGLDLVCVAPKAKPPVCRIMDYGKYRFEQQKKAREMRKNSKAVSLKETQLSPTIDVHDKNVKLKRTLKWLESGDKVKIAVRFRGRQMAHIDIGQKILDDFVAECADYCVIEKPAKLEGRTLTAVLAPKKSKK, encoded by the coding sequence GTGGCTTTTATCAGAAAGTATGACAAACCACAAAAGAACGAAGATTTGGTGAATGAAAGAATTAGATTTAGAGAAGTTCGTGTCGTAGATAATCATGGCGAACAGGTGGGCACAATGAGTTCCCGCGAAGCGCAGGCAAAGGCGAATGAAGCAGGCTTAGACTTAGTGTGTGTAGCCCCAAAGGCGAAACCACCAGTATGCCGTATCATGGATTACGGTAAGTATCGTTTTGAACAGCAGAAGAAAGCAAGAGAAATGAGAAAGAACTCTAAGGCTGTTTCTTTAAAGGAAACGCAGCTTTCACCAACGATCGATGTTCACGATAAAAACGTCAAATTAAAGCGTACCTTAAAATGGTTAGAATCCGGTGATAAAGTCAAAATTGCCGTTCGTTTCAGAGGTCGTCAGATGGCGCATATCGATATTGGTCAGAAGATACTTGATGATTTCGTCGCAGAGTGTGCTGATTACTGCGTCATTGAAAAGCCAGCAAAACTTGAAGGGCGAACACTGACGGCGGTGCTCGCACCTAAAAAGTCAAAAAAGTAG
- a CDS encoding RluA family pseudouridine synthase: MYKVKEEMTLMDYLLKETGKKRNALKNALKYGQVFVNGTVQTNFAFPLHNGDEVTIGQKQSLAFPILYEDEDLIVINKPSGLVSEQTMNNKSKTAYAIVKDYLTKKHEKIFLVHRLDQETSGVLMFAKKKALYEALTKHWNDYVKVRSYVAIVEGKVIKGGTIKTCLQENKAGKVYVAKEGKQAITHYQSINSSKGYTMMQITIDTGRKNQIRVHMAEVLHHPISGDVKYGGHRNSIHRVALHQDVFAFVHPLTHKEMTFSADVPEDFYKLGSTGAKKYKKTLTTYVFTCILNE, from the coding sequence ATGTATAAAGTCAAAGAAGAAATGACCCTCATGGACTATTTATTAAAAGAAACTGGGAAAAAGCGTAATGCCTTGAAAAACGCCTTGAAATATGGTCAGGTGTTTGTCAATGGAACGGTGCAGACCAATTTTGCCTTTCCGCTCCATAACGGGGATGAGGTAACCATCGGACAAAAACAAAGTCTTGCTTTTCCGATTCTCTATGAAGATGAGGATCTGATTGTCATCAATAAGCCAAGTGGTCTGGTGAGTGAACAAACGATGAATAATAAAAGCAAAACCGCTTATGCGATCGTAAAGGATTATTTAACGAAAAAACATGAAAAGATCTTTCTTGTCCATCGCTTAGATCAGGAGACATCGGGCGTTTTGATGTTTGCGAAGAAGAAAGCTCTCTATGAGGCGCTGACTAAACATTGGAATGATTATGTGAAAGTGCGCAGCTATGTGGCGATTGTCGAAGGCAAGGTTATCAAAGGCGGAACAATCAAAACCTGTTTACAGGAAAATAAAGCAGGTAAAGTCTACGTCGCAAAAGAAGGCAAACAGGCGATTACCCATTATCAGTCAATCAATAGCAGTAAAGGGTATACGATGATGCAGATCACCATTGATACCGGGCGTAAGAATCAGATTCGCGTCCATATGGCGGAGGTGTTACATCATCCGATTTCTGGTGATGTCAAATATGGCGGTCACAGAAATAGCATCCATCGGGTAGCTTTGCATCAGGATGTCTTTGCCTTTGTGCATCCATTGACGCATAAAGAAATGACCTTTAGCGCCGATGTGCCAGAAGATTTTTACAAACTGGGCTCAACTGGTGCCAAAAAATACAAAAAGACGTTGACAACGTACGTTTTCACGTGTATATTGAACGAGTAA
- a CDS encoding glycerate kinase family protein: protein MKILAAFDSFKESMTAYQAGEAVKTACADMKDVPVTIKPLADGGEGTMSAINSALSGTIHELFVNGPDFRNVGAQLAIIGDLAIIECAQACGLEYLKEEEKNGALITSLGVGEMIRYAAEYGVHTIVITLGGSASNDGGMGMLAALGVRFYDLDGGLLMPVGASLTAIDHIDLGTLHERYGHITFKGLCDVDNPLVGKKGATYVFGMQKGIAENDLARLDAGMRRYGKLSAQVNGQDDLFTAGAGAAGGLGFAIVNYLKGTLTSGINEVMRLTHLEEAVAECDLILTGEGKMDAQTLMGKAPQGVLKLALKYHKPIVAFAGQVNHKDTLLQAGFSDVRCINHDDIPLMMQLREGMTSLAKEVRQYLKETYDV, encoded by the coding sequence ATGAAAATTTTAGCCGCATTTGATTCGTTTAAAGAATCCATGACTGCTTATCAGGCCGGAGAGGCTGTAAAAACAGCATGCGCGGATATGAAAGATGTCCCGGTCACGATTAAACCGCTCGCTGACGGCGGGGAGGGAACAATGTCCGCTATTAACTCTGCCCTCTCTGGCACTATTCATGAATTATTTGTGAACGGACCAGATTTTCGCAACGTGGGTGCCCAGTTAGCGATTATTGGCGATCTGGCCATTATTGAATGCGCGCAGGCGTGTGGCCTGGAATATCTCAAAGAAGAGGAGAAAAATGGCGCGTTGATTACCAGCTTAGGTGTCGGGGAAATGATTCGCTATGCGGCCGAATATGGCGTGCATACGATTGTCATCACATTAGGCGGCAGCGCCTCTAATGATGGCGGGATGGGCATGTTAGCAGCGTTAGGTGTGCGTTTTTATGATCTAGATGGCGGGCTTTTAATGCCAGTGGGGGCATCCCTGACAGCGATTGATCATATTGATTTAGGAACGCTTCATGAACGTTATGGACATATTACTTTTAAAGGCCTTTGTGATGTCGATAATCCACTTGTTGGCAAAAAAGGCGCCACATATGTCTTTGGGATGCAAAAAGGCATTGCGGAAAATGACTTAGCTCGTTTAGATGCCGGCATGCGTCGCTATGGCAAATTGTCGGCGCAGGTGAATGGTCAGGATGATCTTTTTACGGCTGGTGCCGGTGCCGCTGGCGGACTGGGCTTTGCGATCGTCAATTATTTAAAGGGCACCTTAACATCGGGCATTAACGAAGTGATGCGATTAACCCATTTAGAAGAGGCGGTCGCGGAGTGTGACCTGATCTTAACGGGCGAAGGGAAGATGGATGCGCAGACGTTGATGGGGAAAGCGCCGCAAGGTGTTTTAAAGCTGGCTTTAAAATATCATAAGCCGATTGTGGCTTTCGCCGGGCAAGTCAATCATAAAGACACACTTTTACAGGCTGGTTTTAGCGATGTGCGCTGCATCAATCATGATGATATACCATTGATGATGCAGCTGCGTGAAGGGATGACATCACTAGCCAAAGAAGTGCGTCAGTATTTAAAGGAGACCTATGATGTATAA